In Haematobia irritans isolate KBUSLIRL chromosome 1, ASM5000362v1, whole genome shotgun sequence, a genomic segment contains:
- the LOC142220548 gene encoding circadian clock-controlled protein daywake-like: MLNHIKNLEIIFIFYIFYITTVMAFTREIINNKPQLSERPPWLKTCPRSNPNEDKCFRKLFEGCFPALAAGIPEIGVNGFEPLHIDQVSVQKGSGNLILAGGFQNLVIRGPSNATVKRATLDLDKKILNFELEIPLLRIRAKYNLNGHILVLPLVGNGDVRLALKDVKTAVHTKISLRNSPEEVINIDDMKVTFNVGTMRIHLNNLFNGNEILAASINSFLNQNGNEVISELRPDLEKGLADIFHGLWNNVFSKMPLKLWLV; the protein is encoded by the exons atgttaaatcacataaaaaatttggaaataatttttattttctatatattttatataacaaCGGTGATGGCATTTACTCGTGAAATAATTAACAATAAACCGCAGCTATCAGAAAGGC ccCCATGGTTGAAAACATGTCCTCGCTCCAATCCCAATGAGGACAAATGCTTTCGTAAACTCTTCGAAGGATGTTTTCCTGCCTTGGCCGCCGGCATTCCAGAAATTGGTGTTAATGGTTTCGAGCCACTACATATCGATCAAGTGTCCGTTCAAAAGGGCAGTGGTAATTTAATATTAGCTGGAGGTTTTCAAAATCTGGTCATAAGAGGCCCATCAAATGCCACTGTAAAAAGAGCTAC CCTAGATTTAGAtaagaaaatattgaattttgaattgGAAATTCCATTGCTAAGGATACGAgccaaatataatttaaatggtCATATATTAGTATTGCCGCTAGTGGGAAATGGAGATGTACGTTTGGCTTTAAAGGATGTGAAGACAGCTGTTCATACGAAAATAAGTTTACGGAATTCTCCAGAG gAGGTCATCAACATTGACGATATGAAAGTAACCTTCAATGTCGGCACTATGCGAATTCATTTGAACAATCTTTTTAATggcaatgaaattttagcaGCATCCATAAACTCTTTCCTCAATCAAAATGGCAATGAGGTGATTTCAGAATTACGACCAGATTTAGAGAAAGGTCTAGCGGATATCTTTCATGGTCTTTGGAATaatgtattttcaaaaatgccgcTTAAATTGTGGCTagtgtaa